One genomic segment of Falco peregrinus isolate bFalPer1 chromosome 7, bFalPer1.pri, whole genome shotgun sequence includes these proteins:
- the GRHL1 gene encoding grainyhead-like protein 1 homolog — MSKRPVLVLQNDSLYSQRRPYTSEDEAWKTFLENPLTAATKAMMSINGDEDSAAALGLLYDYYKVPRERRSSTAKPEVEHPDQDHSKRNSIPNVTEQSLISAGENRVQVLKNVPFNIVLPHTPQMGMDKRGHLTTPDTTVTVSIATMPTHSIKTETQPHGFAVGIPPSVYHPEPPERVVVFDRNLNPDQFSSNTQPQNSQRRTPDSTFSETFKEGVQEVFFPTELNLRMANMNSEDYVFDSISGNNFEYTLEASKSLRQKPGDSTMTYLNKGQFYPITLKEVSSSEGIHHPISKVRSVIMVVFAEDKTREDQLRHWKYWHSRQHTAKQRCIDIADYKESFNTISNIEEIAYNAISFTWDINEEAKVFISVNCLSTDFSSQKGVKGLPLNLQIDTYSYNNRSNKPVHRAYCQIKVFCDKGAERKIRDEERKQSKRKGKCTDPSSQLNAFSDVKVPMLPSHKRTDITIFKPFMDLDTQPVLFIPDVHFANLQRGAHVLPVASEELEGESSNLKRGAYISEEDFIATPNKMARIEEPKRVLLYVRKESEEVFDALMLKTPSLKGLMEAISDKYDVPFDKIGKIFKKCKKGILVNMDDNIVKHYSNEDTFQLQIEEVGGSYKLTLTEI; from the exons TAAAAGACCCGTGTTGGTTCTTCAGAATGACTCTCTCTACTCTCAGAGACGTCCTTACACCAGTGAAGATGAGGCCTGGAAAACCTTTCTTGAAAATCCCCTTACAGCAGCTACCAAAGCTATGATGAGCATCAATGGTGATGAAGACAGCGCAGCGGCCCTTGGACTGCTCTATGATTACTACAAG GTTCCCAGGGAGAGGAGATCTTCGACAGCTAAACCAGAGGTAGAACATCCTGACCAAGACCATAGCAAAAG GAACAGCATCCCAAATGTGACAGAACAGTCTCTCatttctgctggagaaaacagAGTCCAGGTTCTGAAAAATGTGCCTTTCAATATTGTCCTTCCACACACGCCCCAAATGGGCATGGACAAGAGAGGGCATCTTACAACCCCTGACACAACAGTCACCGTTTCAATTGCAACCATGCCTACCCACTCCATCAAAACAGAGACACAGCCCCATGGCTTTGCAGTGGGCATCCCACCAAGCGTCTACCACCCGGAGCCCCCCGAGCGGGTGGTGGTCTTCGACAGGAACCTCAATCCTGACCAGTTCAGTTCCAACACCCAACCTCAAAACTCCCAGAGGCGAACGCCAGATTCCACCTTCTCAGAGACTTTCAAGGAGGGTGTGCAAGAG GTTTTCTTTCCTACTGAACTGAATCTCCGGATGGCCAACATGAATTCAGAAGATTATGTTTTTGACAGCATTTCTGG GAATAATTTTGAATACACTCTGGAAGCCTCCAAGTCCCTCCGACAGAAGCCTGGGGACAGCACGATGACTTACCTGAATAAAGGTCAATTCTACCCGATCACGCTGAAAGAAGTCAGCAGCAGTGAAGGAATCCATCACCCCATCAGTAAAGTCCGA AGTGTCATCATGGTTGTAtttgcagaagacaaaacaaGGGAAGATCAGCTCAGGCACTGGAAATACTGGCACTCAAGACAGCACACAGCCAAACAAAGATGCATTGACATAG CGGACTACAAGGAGAGCTTCAACACCATCAGTAACATTGAGGAGATTGCATACAACGCCATATCCTTCACTTGGGACATCAACGAGGAAGCAAAG gttttcatttctgtgaacTGCCTCAGCACCGATTTCTCCTCTCAGAAGGGAGTTAAAGGCCTGCCCCTGAATCTTCAGATTGACACCTACAGCTACAATAACAGGAGTAACAAACCTGTCCACAGAGCCTACTGCCAGATTAAAGTCTTCTGTGACAAG ggagcagagaggaagatCAGGGATGAAGAGcgaaagcaaagcaaaagaaaaggcaagtgCACTGaccccagctctcagctgaATGCCT TTTCTGATGTCAAAGTGCCCATGCTTCCCTCACACAAACGTACGGACATCACCATCTTCAAGCCCTTCATGGATCTAGACACTCAGCCTGTCCTTTTCATTCCTGACGTTCACTTTGCAAATCTTCAGCGTGGGGCTCAT gtcCTTCCTGTTGCTTCAGAAGAACTGGAGGGTGAAAG CTCTAACCTAAAGAGAGGAGCCTATATCAGTGAAGAGGACTTCATTGCTACTCCGAATAAGATGGCCAGAATAGAAGAACCAAAAagag tgttgctttATGTCCGAAAAGAGTCAGAGGAAGTCTTTGATGCACTAATGTTAAAGACGCCGTCTCTGAAAGGTCTAATGGAAGCA ATATCTGACAAGTACGACGTTCCTTTtgataaaataggaaaaatcttcaaaaaatgtaaaaaagg aattcTGGTCAACATGGACGATAACATCGTGAAACACTATTCAAATGAAGATACCTTCCAGCTGCAAATTGAAGAAGTTGGAGGATCTTACAAGCTCACTCTGACTGAGATCTAA